From one Lactiplantibacillus paraplantarum genomic stretch:
- a CDS encoding acetyl-CoA carboxylase carboxyltransferase subunit beta has product MPKRKFQAPTERQLAVRRDYIPDALLTRCPVCHEDCYTQDLGEFKVCPHCDYGFRLPAWQRVQQLTSHFEERDADLSAPISFDDPAYLEKLQRAKSATHLNESVLTGIGRLGVHRFGLGVMDTNFMMGSLGSATGEKITRLFDDCTAQQLPVIMVTASGGARMQEGSLALMQMAKVSTAVANHREAGLLYVTILTDPTTGGVTASFAMQGDIMLSEPRALIGFAGRRVIEQTIQQTPPADFQRAERLLANGWLDQIVPRPALRKTIQRLLTITQGGHQNV; this is encoded by the coding sequence ATGCCCAAGCGCAAGTTTCAAGCGCCCACTGAACGGCAGTTAGCTGTTCGCCGGGACTACATTCCGGACGCGCTATTGACGCGATGTCCAGTTTGCCATGAAGATTGTTATACCCAAGATCTTGGTGAGTTCAAGGTATGTCCCCATTGTGATTATGGCTTTCGGTTACCTGCCTGGCAACGAGTTCAACAATTGACGTCACACTTTGAAGAGCGGGATGCTGATCTGAGTGCGCCCATCAGCTTTGATGACCCGGCATACTTGGAAAAGTTGCAACGTGCCAAGTCGGCCACCCACCTGAACGAAAGTGTCCTAACTGGAATTGGAAGATTAGGCGTGCATCGGTTTGGTTTAGGTGTGATGGATACAAACTTTATGATGGGGAGCCTAGGTTCGGCGACGGGGGAAAAAATCACCCGGTTATTTGATGATTGTACGGCCCAACAATTACCAGTCATTATGGTTACAGCCTCGGGTGGTGCGCGGATGCAAGAAGGATCATTAGCATTGATGCAGATGGCTAAAGTGTCAACGGCAGTTGCTAATCATCGTGAAGCTGGATTATTGTATGTTACAATATTAACTGATCCAACGACGGGTGGGGTCACCGCTAGTTTTGCCATGCAAGGTGACATTATGCTAAGTGAACCGCGTGCTTTAATTGGGTTTGCGGGTCGGCGAGTGATCGAACAAACCATTCAGCAGACACCACCAGCCGATTTTCAACGCGCGGAGAGGTTGTTAGCCAATGGTTGGTTGGATCAAATCGTGCCTCGACCGGCTTTACGAAAAACAATACAACGATTATTAACAATCACCCAGGGAGGTCATCAGAATGTCTAA
- the rsgA gene encoding ribosome small subunit-dependent GTPase A: MTINLTKYGLTTAVETTSLKEDGQMLGRVISQHRDLYQVITATGERQARVTGKLAHAATSPTAFPAVGDWVQVCPTADDQAQIEAIRPRQSVLARGAVNQHDGQIIATNINTIFICMSLNADFNVRRVERYLTIAWDSGALPVIILTKADVCTDLAAKLRAVADVSVGVSTITCSAETGQGLDDLQPYLTTGQTVAFVGSSGVGKSTLINRLLGQDVLTTKTIREDDDKGRHTTTSRQLIPLPTGACVIDTPGMRELQIFVGDLDQTFAEIATLSAQCKFNDCTHTSEPGCAVRAAVEAGTVTVERLQSYQKLQREMSYQGLNSRQLEQAKIQRMFGGKQAMKRVKQRYHRD; this comes from the coding sequence TTGACAATTAATTTAACTAAATATGGATTGACGACCGCAGTTGAAACAACCAGTCTTAAAGAAGACGGACAAATGCTCGGTCGCGTTATTAGCCAACACCGTGATTTATACCAAGTCATCACGGCCACTGGCGAACGGCAAGCTCGGGTTACCGGAAAACTAGCCCATGCCGCAACAAGTCCAACGGCGTTTCCGGCTGTTGGTGATTGGGTTCAGGTGTGTCCAACTGCTGATGATCAGGCTCAGATTGAAGCTATCCGACCACGTCAAAGTGTCTTGGCACGGGGAGCAGTGAATCAGCATGATGGTCAAATCATTGCGACTAATATCAACACGATTTTTATTTGTATGTCACTGAATGCGGACTTTAATGTGCGACGCGTAGAGCGTTATCTGACGATTGCGTGGGATAGCGGTGCGTTACCGGTGATCATCTTAACAAAGGCAGATGTCTGTACGGATTTAGCGGCTAAGTTACGGGCCGTGGCGGACGTGAGTGTTGGCGTGTCAACGATAACGTGTTCAGCCGAGACGGGCCAAGGATTGGATGACTTGCAACCATACCTAACGACTGGTCAAACGGTGGCCTTTGTAGGCTCTTCGGGGGTTGGTAAGTCGACTTTAATTAACCGGTTACTCGGACAAGATGTCTTGACGACGAAAACGATTCGTGAAGATGATGATAAAGGACGGCACACAACGACGAGTCGGCAATTGATACCTCTACCTACAGGCGCCTGTGTGATTGATACGCCGGGAATGCGTGAACTGCAAATCTTTGTGGGCGATTTAGATCAAACTTTTGCGGAAATTGCAACGTTATCAGCGCAGTGTAAGTTTAATGATTGTACCCATACCAGTGAACCTGGGTGTGCCGTACGAGCAGCCGTTGAAGCTGGCACGGTGACGGTAGAACGGTTACAGAGTTATCAAAAATTACAACGCGAGATGAGTTATCAGGGGCTTAATTCACGCCAGTTAGAACAGGCAAAAATTCAGCGGATGTTTGGCGGCAAACAGGCAATGAAACGTGTCAAGCAGCGCTATCATCGCGACTAA
- a CDS encoding acyl-CoA thioesterase, protein MEPIQISQTLSISNHRVFSADLNEHDTVFGGKILATIDDNSSIAASRVARIETVTVSIDQVNFLLPFRLQDSMCAESYVSGVGHRSIEVFTKIIGEHLKTGERFLGLTCFSTFVVTDRNIELPALVADKPEYAFVAHGYQERQVTRLTKLKRQQDFNAHISVDLPW, encoded by the coding sequence ATGGAACCCATTCAAATTTCACAGACTTTATCAATTAGCAATCACCGTGTGTTTTCCGCGGATCTGAATGAGCATGATACAGTTTTCGGCGGCAAAATCCTGGCGACCATTGATGATAATTCATCAATTGCGGCATCGCGAGTAGCGCGGATTGAGACGGTGACCGTATCAATTGATCAAGTCAATTTTTTGTTGCCATTCCGGTTACAGGACTCAATGTGCGCGGAATCTTACGTTTCGGGCGTCGGTCATCGGTCAATCGAGGTGTTTACTAAAATTATTGGCGAACATTTGAAGACGGGGGAACGTTTTTTGGGCTTAACTTGTTTTTCAACGTTCGTGGTAACGGATCGCAATATTGAATTACCAGCGCTAGTGGCCGATAAGCCAGAATATGCATTTGTTGCACATGGTTATCAGGAACGCCAGGTGACTCGGCTGACTAAGCTAAAACGCCAACAAGATTTCAATGCGCACATTAGCGTTGATTTGCCTTGGTGA
- the accA gene encoding acetyl-CoA carboxylase carboxyltransferase subunit alpha: MSKTTAYEQVQAARAANKISIQMLIDGLTEDFFDCHGDRQRADDPAVIAGLATIADRPVTIIGIQKGQTLAENQARHFGCATPSGYRKALRLMQQAEQLRQPVVTLINTPGAYPGVDAEYQGQGRAIADCLLAGLQLKVPFLSLIVGEGGSGGALALACGDQVWMLANSTYSVLSPEGYATILWKQSQRAAEAAEKMRLTPTELLADGVIDRIIPEVATAADCQPLKAAIDEALTALTAKPVTELVAQRQARYRQF; this comes from the coding sequence ATGTCTAAAACAACGGCCTATGAACAAGTTCAGGCGGCGCGTGCCGCTAATAAGATTAGCATTCAAATGCTGATTGATGGCTTGACGGAAGACTTCTTTGACTGCCACGGTGACCGTCAACGGGCTGATGATCCAGCTGTGATCGCAGGTTTAGCAACGATTGCCGACCGACCCGTAACCATTATTGGCATTCAGAAGGGGCAAACTTTAGCTGAAAATCAAGCCCGGCACTTTGGCTGTGCGACGCCTAGCGGTTATCGGAAGGCGCTACGATTGATGCAGCAAGCAGAACAATTACGGCAGCCCGTTGTGACCTTAATTAACACTCCGGGTGCTTATCCGGGGGTTGATGCGGAATATCAAGGGCAAGGTCGAGCGATTGCTGACTGCTTATTAGCGGGATTGCAGTTAAAAGTACCATTTTTGAGTTTGATTGTTGGCGAAGGTGGTAGTGGTGGTGCGCTGGCCCTAGCGTGTGGCGATCAGGTTTGGATGCTAGCAAATAGCACTTATTCAGTGCTGTCGCCCGAAGGCTATGCCACAATTTTATGGAAGCAATCCCAACGTGCGGCTGAGGCTGCGGAAAAAATGCGCTTAACGCCCACAGAACTATTGGCGGACGGCGTTATTGATCGGATTATTCCAGAAGTGGCAACTGCAGCTGATTGTCAGCCACTCAAAGCAGCCATTGACGAAGCTTTAACGGCTTTAACAGCCAAGCCGGTGACGGAACTAGTGGCGCAACGCCAAGCCCGTTATCGACAATTTTAA
- a CDS encoding 4'-phosphopantetheinyl transferase family protein: MSIRQVTFNWQWLELPTDVTRTARREAQRTVSRQLIQQLLPVPLAYHRLGQPYFPSQPQLGVSVSHTYQLVMVALGPGPLGIDVEQVRPHDLDAIRRAFTPAEWHLLQTLSAQERQRLGWQLWTAKEAVLKLVGCGLTHAPRQVEVLDLKHGRVRYQSQSYQLTPLALPATYVGFLAQHV; this comes from the coding sequence ATGTCAATTAGGCAAGTTACTTTCAATTGGCAGTGGTTAGAATTACCGACCGATGTTACCAGAACAGCGCGTCGGGAAGCGCAGCGCACTGTGAGCCGACAATTGATTCAACAATTATTACCGGTGCCATTGGCTTATCACCGACTGGGACAGCCGTATTTTCCGAGTCAGCCCCAATTAGGCGTCAGTGTTAGTCATACGTACCAGTTAGTGATGGTAGCATTGGGCCCAGGACCACTGGGAATTGATGTTGAACAGGTGCGCCCACATGATTTAGATGCCATTCGACGGGCCTTTACGCCCGCAGAATGGCATCTTTTACAAACCTTATCGGCGCAAGAACGACAGCGGCTGGGGTGGCAACTTTGGACGGCTAAAGAAGCTGTGTTAAAGCTAGTGGGCTGTGGTTTGACCCATGCACCACGTCAAGTTGAAGTACTCGATTTAAAGCATGGACGCGTGCGCTATCAATCTCAGTCATATCAGTTGACGCCCTTGGCATTGCCTGCGACATACGTGGGCTTTTTGGCACAACATGTTTAA
- the accC gene encoding acetyl-CoA carboxylase biotin carboxylase subunit, producing MFKKVLVANRGEIAVQIIRALHEMGIKAVAVYSVADQESLFVHLADEAVCIGAGPVNQSYLNMQAIISAANLTGCQAIHPGYGFLSENAEFAQMCADCQLTFIGPHPEVIDQMGDKENARQTMQQLGVPVIPGSPSVLKDVDAALQAAHDLGYPVMIKAAAGGGGKGIRAVNNDQDLAKAFRTAQQEAQASYDDHRLYLEKIIAPAKHIEVQVLADQQGHVIYLPERDCSLQRNHQKVLEESPCAAITTTERTKLGRLVANATKKLGYTNTGTYEFLMDQEHQFYFLEMNTRLQVEHTVTEMVTGIELIKAQVRIAAGMPLTITQADVHIHGVAMECRLNAEDPYHEFRPQPGKITQLIYPMGTLGVRIDAGVVTGSVIAPFYDSMIAKMIVHGTDRETVIRKMHRCLLELTIEGVQTNQTFLAGLVADTTVRRGTYTTAYIEQDFLKGWLSDAQAQVSSAH from the coding sequence TTGTTTAAAAAAGTCTTAGTGGCGAACCGTGGTGAAATTGCGGTCCAAATTATTCGTGCCCTGCATGAGATGGGTATTAAAGCGGTCGCTGTTTATTCGGTGGCTGATCAAGAGAGTTTATTTGTCCATTTGGCTGATGAAGCAGTTTGTATTGGGGCGGGTCCCGTCAACCAGTCATATTTGAATATGCAAGCAATTATTAGTGCTGCTAATTTGACCGGCTGCCAAGCGATTCATCCAGGCTACGGCTTTTTATCTGAAAATGCTGAATTCGCCCAAATGTGTGCGGATTGCCAGTTAACGTTTATTGGCCCACACCCTGAGGTGATTGATCAAATGGGTGATAAGGAAAATGCTCGCCAGACCATGCAACAATTAGGGGTACCAGTGATTCCTGGGAGTCCATCGGTGCTTAAGGATGTTGATGCGGCCCTGCAAGCTGCTCATGATTTGGGTTACCCGGTCATGATTAAAGCCGCTGCTGGCGGTGGTGGCAAGGGAATTCGCGCGGTTAACAATGATCAAGATTTAGCTAAGGCGTTCCGGACAGCTCAGCAGGAAGCACAAGCTTCATACGATGATCACCGATTGTACTTAGAAAAAATCATTGCCCCGGCGAAACACATTGAAGTACAGGTCTTAGCCGATCAACAAGGGCACGTGATTTATTTGCCAGAACGTGATTGTTCGTTACAACGGAATCACCAAAAAGTATTAGAGGAAAGTCCGTGCGCGGCCATTACAACCACTGAGCGGACCAAGTTGGGACGATTAGTGGCTAATGCAACCAAAAAGTTGGGCTATACAAATACGGGGACTTATGAGTTTTTAATGGATCAAGAGCATCAATTTTATTTTCTAGAAATGAATACACGGTTACAAGTTGAGCATACGGTTACTGAAATGGTAACGGGAATTGAATTGATCAAAGCACAAGTAAGGATTGCGGCCGGAATGCCATTAACCATCACCCAGGCAGACGTGCACATTCATGGTGTTGCGATGGAGTGTCGCCTGAATGCGGAGGATCCCTACCACGAGTTTCGACCCCAGCCGGGTAAAATTACCCAGTTGATTTATCCAATGGGGACGCTCGGTGTTCGAATTGATGCTGGAGTAGTCACTGGTAGTGTGATTGCGCCGTTCTACGACTCGATGATTGCTAAGATGATTGTTCATGGCACCGACCGGGAGACGGTGATTCGCAAGATGCACCGTTGTCTACTGGAACTGACGATTGAGGGGGTTCAAACAAATCAAACCTTCTTAGCAGGATTAGTAGCAGATACAACTGTTCGTCGGGGCACGTATACCACGGCCTATATCGAACAAGACTTTTTGAAAGGGTGGTTAAGTGATGCCCAAGCGCAAGTTTCAAGCGCCCACTGA
- the fabI gene encoding enoyl-ACP reductase FabI, with protein sequence MDGILAGKTIVVMGVANQRSIAWGCTEALMAQGAQVILTYQNDRLKQSLQRFVAPTVPLIACDVADDDNVDRAFASIKQQYGAIDGIIHAIAYADKATLEGEFVNTTKAGYDLAQNISAYSLIAVARAARPMLKSGASLVTLTYFGSERAVPNYNMMGVAKAALEANVRYLARDLGPQQVRVNAISAGAVKTLAVTGIHEHQQLLKLSRSMTVDGEPVKTREIGNVAAFLLSDLSTGMTGDVVYVDKGVHLS encoded by the coding sequence ATGGACGGAATTTTAGCGGGTAAGACCATTGTTGTTATGGGAGTTGCCAATCAACGGAGTATTGCGTGGGGGTGTACCGAGGCACTAATGGCACAAGGGGCCCAAGTCATCTTGACTTACCAAAATGACCGTTTGAAACAAAGTTTGCAACGATTTGTGGCGCCGACTGTACCGTTGATTGCCTGTGATGTTGCCGATGATGACAACGTTGACCGGGCGTTTGCAAGTATCAAGCAGCAGTATGGTGCTATCGATGGCATTATTCATGCGATCGCCTATGCGGACAAAGCAACGTTAGAAGGCGAATTTGTGAATACAACGAAGGCCGGGTATGATCTGGCGCAAAATATTAGCGCGTATTCATTGATTGCGGTTGCTCGAGCAGCTCGACCAATGCTCAAATCCGGAGCGAGTCTAGTGACGTTAACGTATTTTGGGTCAGAACGCGCCGTGCCAAATTATAATATGATGGGTGTTGCTAAGGCAGCCCTAGAGGCGAATGTTCGTTACTTGGCCCGTGACCTTGGTCCACAACAAGTTCGAGTAAATGCGATTTCAGCCGGAGCGGTTAAAACGTTGGCAGTTACGGGAATTCATGAGCATCAGCAATTATTAAAACTATCTCGTAGTATGACTGTCGATGGTGAACCGGTAAAAACGCGTGAAATTGGCAACGTGGCCGCCTTTTTATTAAGTGATTTGTCGACTGGGATGACTGGTGATGTGGTATACGTGGATAAAGGGGTTCACTTAAGTTAA
- a CDS encoding TetR/AcrR family transcriptional regulator, with translation MNPQIRKRQNLAAVYEALLQLMLQKPLSRISITELCQHAQVSRTYFYRNFTSFDQIILAYQKQAILQYLRQLPRQSKVKLQVLMTQYFTLMQQMAATNQLLIKNGKSQIFIQSFEAVFALLIKQDRIIGSSNAALRQPYYTAYFSGAVVNILVHWQQNGMVETPAYLAQQVTKFTLRHNESTT, from the coding sequence ATGAACCCACAAATACGAAAACGCCAGAACTTAGCTGCAGTCTATGAAGCCTTACTACAGCTCATGTTACAAAAACCGCTAAGTCGCATTTCAATTACGGAACTCTGTCAGCATGCGCAAGTTTCTCGTACTTATTTTTATCGCAATTTTACGAGCTTTGATCAAATTATTTTAGCGTACCAAAAGCAAGCCATCCTCCAATATTTGCGCCAATTACCACGACAATCGAAGGTTAAACTGCAGGTATTGATGACTCAATATTTCACCCTCATGCAGCAAATGGCAGCGACTAATCAATTATTGATCAAAAACGGAAAAAGCCAGATTTTCATTCAAAGCTTTGAAGCCGTCTTCGCGTTGCTCATCAAGCAGGATCGCATTATCGGTTCGAGCAATGCCGCGCTCCGCCAACCGTACTACACTGCCTATTTTTCGGGCGCCGTCGTCAACATACTCGTCCATTGGCAGCAAAATGGCATGGTCGAAACGCCCGCTTATCTCGCTCAACAGGTCACCAAGTTCACATTACGCCACAATGAAAGTACAACCTGA
- a CDS encoding GNAT family N-acetyltransferase, translating to MQIRRYQAHDLNEVLALFQQTVRQVNIRDYSTAQIKAWLGTDSVTIHQHWQQRLLTTTTMVILDGQKLIAFGNILATGYLDCLYVHTEYQRQGLAKWLVTTLEASVSVTQYTVAASITAVPFFVAQGYHIIRRQEVVRADQVLTNFFMIKTSCE from the coding sequence ATGCAAATTCGCCGTTATCAGGCACATGATTTAAACGAGGTTCTTGCCTTGTTTCAACAAACTGTTAGACAGGTAAATATCCGAGACTATTCGACGGCGCAGATTAAGGCTTGGCTGGGCACTGATTCCGTTACTATTCATCAGCATTGGCAACAACGATTATTGACAACAACGACGATGGTTATATTGGATGGACAGAAGTTAATTGCTTTTGGTAATATCCTAGCTACGGGATACTTAGATTGTCTTTATGTCCATACGGAATATCAGCGTCAAGGTCTGGCTAAGTGGTTGGTGACGACATTAGAAGCATCAGTATCAGTTACCCAATATACGGTTGCGGCTTCAATTACGGCCGTACCATTTTTTGTTGCTCAAGGGTATCATATCATTCGTCGTCAAGAAGTTGTTCGTGCCGACCAAGTATTAACGAACTTTTTCATGATCAAAACTAGTTGTGAGTAG